A genome region from Tolypothrix sp. PCC 7712 includes the following:
- a CDS encoding ABC transporter permease, with protein sequence MTSSTKISLETSRDWLIRLVTSETFIYVMKRLLQALLTLFLASALSFFIIQLAPGDYVDTLRQNPKISPERIEEIKRQFGLDKSWPEQFGFWLWRIFSKGDFGTSFVYQRSVGSLLGERIQATLLLAIASLIVTWAIAIPLGIVAAVKQNKLVDRVLQVISYAGQGFPSFITALFLLIVAQVTSPIFPVGDMTSINHWELNWFGRVLDVAWHMILPTIALSITSFAGLQRITRGELLDVLRQDYIQTARAKGLPENRVIYVHALRNAINPLITLLGFELAGLLNGAFIAEQFFNWPGLGRLALQALQAQDLYLLMASLVMGAVLLIIGNLAADLLLKAADPRIRLENLN encoded by the coding sequence ATGACATCTTCTACAAAAATTTCTCTGGAGACAAGTCGAGACTGGCTAATTAGGCTAGTCACGAGTGAGACTTTTATTTATGTAATGAAAAGGCTATTACAGGCGCTACTGACTTTATTTTTGGCATCTGCATTGTCATTTTTCATTATTCAGTTGGCTCCAGGGGATTATGTAGATACATTACGGCAAAACCCCAAAATTTCCCCAGAAAGAATAGAGGAAATCAAGCGCCAGTTTGGTTTGGATAAGTCCTGGCCGGAGCAATTTGGGTTTTGGCTGTGGCGCATCTTTAGCAAAGGTGATTTTGGCACAAGTTTTGTGTACCAACGCTCGGTAGGGTCGCTGTTAGGAGAACGCATACAGGCAACGTTACTATTAGCGATCGCTTCTTTAATTGTGACATGGGCGATCGCTATTCCTTTAGGAATCGTTGCTGCGGTGAAGCAAAATAAGCTGGTTGACCGGGTTTTACAGGTAATTAGCTACGCTGGTCAAGGATTTCCCAGTTTTATCACTGCCCTCTTCTTGCTGATTGTCGCCCAAGTCACCTCACCTATTTTTCCTGTAGGTGACATGACTAGCATCAATCACTGGGAATTGAATTGGTTTGGCAGGGTTCTCGATGTTGCTTGGCACATGATTTTACCAACAATTGCCCTGTCAATTACCAGTTTTGCTGGTTTGCAACGCATCACTCGCGGCGAATTATTGGATGTTCTGCGTCAAGATTATATTCAAACGGCTCGTGCCAAAGGATTACCAGAAAACCGAGTCATTTACGTTCATGCGCTGCGTAATGCCATCAACCCTTTAATTACCTTATTGGGTTTTGAGTTAGCTGGCTTATTAAACGGTGCATTTATTGCCGAACAGTTCTTTAACTGGCCCGGTTTAGGAAGATTGGCTTTACAGGCTTTACAAGCTCAAGACTTATATTTATTAATGGCCAGCTTAGTCATGGGCGCAGTACTGTTAATTATCGGGAATTTAGCTGCTGATTTACTACTTAAAGCTGCAGATCCACGCATTCGCCTAGAGAATTTAAATTAG
- a CDS encoding adenine phosphoribosyltransferase, whose amino-acid sequence MDLKSLIREIPDFPNPGIVFRDITTLLRDPDGLRYTIDFFAQQCINNGLNADYIVGMESRGFIFGSPLAYKLGAGFVPARKKGKLPAAVHSVEYDLEYGTDSLEVHQDALPAGSRVLIVDDLIATGGTASATAKLVEKIGCELLGFGFIIELRDLQGRKYLPDVPIISLIEY is encoded by the coding sequence ATGGATTTAAAGTCTCTAATTCGTGAAATACCAGATTTTCCCAACCCAGGAATTGTCTTTCGAGATATTACGACGCTGCTGCGCGATCCTGACGGCTTACGCTACACTATTGACTTTTTTGCCCAACAGTGCATCAACAATGGACTGAATGCGGATTACATTGTGGGGATGGAGTCACGCGGTTTTATTTTTGGTTCTCCTTTAGCTTACAAATTAGGAGCTGGTTTTGTTCCCGCACGGAAAAAGGGGAAGTTACCAGCAGCAGTTCACTCCGTTGAATATGATTTGGAGTACGGCACAGATTCGTTGGAAGTGCATCAGGATGCGTTACCTGCAGGTAGCCGAGTTTTGATTGTGGATGATTTGATTGCCACAGGTGGAACTGCGAGTGCAACAGCAAAATTAGTCGAGAAGATTGGCTGCGAATTATTAGGCTTTGGGTTTATTATCGAGCTAAGAGATTTACAAGGACGTAAATATCTGCCAGATGTGCCGATTATCTCCTTGATTGAATATTAG
- a CDS encoding DUF3038 domain-containing protein gives MNVSASLTPFNSPTPSSLPMILDTLPDPATEGQLCPRRTRVQIDLILLAIEALELGGSEAILAFADELELKGIIKDRVNLWRMRSSNPLRRAHMRRPLTIMEAKALVVIACYIARRLTVVIRQLLMIYQQMNEKQLPLEQNLRLSNYLERFRTHFKSRMSSRRSGSLALTSDDKLDELAINLLGQLLFCTGTAGMQRFWISLFDGEVE, from the coding sequence ATGAATGTCTCCGCTAGTTTAACGCCGTTTAACAGTCCTACTCCCTCGTCATTGCCTATGATTCTGGATACCTTACCCGATCCGGCGACAGAGGGGCAACTATGTCCCCGAAGAACTCGGGTACAAATCGATTTAATTTTACTGGCAATTGAAGCTTTGGAACTCGGTGGTTCGGAAGCTATTTTGGCTTTTGCTGATGAATTGGAATTAAAAGGAATTATTAAAGATAGGGTAAATTTATGGCGAATGCGTAGTTCTAACCCACTACGAAGAGCGCATATGCGTCGCCCTTTAACTATTATGGAAGCAAAAGCATTGGTAGTAATTGCTTGCTATATAGCTAGACGTTTAACAGTAGTTATTCGTCAGTTATTGATGATTTATCAGCAAATGAATGAAAAGCAACTACCACTGGAACAAAATCTCCGACTATCTAATTATTTAGAGCGGTTTAGAACGCATTTTAAGAGTAGGATGAGTTCCCGCCGTTCTGGTTCATTGGCATTAACTTCTGACGATAAATTAGATGAGCTAGCAATAAATTTATTAGGACAACTACTCTTCTGTACTGGCACAGCTGGAATGCAGCGGTTCTGGATCAGTCTTTTTGATGGGGAAGTAGAATGA